The Lathyrus oleraceus cultivar Zhongwan6 chromosome 5, CAAS_Psat_ZW6_1.0, whole genome shotgun sequence genome includes the window TATTTTGGAGAAagagagaagagaagagaagagaagagaaaaggaagaagaagaagaggcaaccctaattccatttcttcaagaggtaagggggagaatctTCATTATTGTTCAATTACATGTTGTTAGGTAATGATTAGAGTAAAGGTAGATGTTTGGGTATTCATGAAATTGAGTTTTCAACTCACAATGTTAGGGTTTTGATTTTATGAGTATTATTGTGTTTTATTTGTTTAGGTTGTATTTGTATTTGATGTATATTATGCCATGATCAGCTTTTGTTTGGACTTTGCAGTGTGAAGAGAATTTTCAAGAGTTGAAGAGGAGAGAATTTTCAAGAGTTGAAGAGGAGGTTGACaactgctcctattttgattttaccgaATTCGGTAGAACCTTTTGTCATGTATTGTCatgtattgtgatgcttctttgttgggcttaggtggtgttttgatgcaacCATTAAATATATTCAACCATTTATGATATACTTCTATCTTTCTTTTCAGGTCAATTCTTATTTATCTTACTAAAAAAGTTGAGTAACCTTACCCATCTGAGTTGTCAAGTGTAGAAGCTCTTAGGTGTCCTGTCATGTTTTTATTCATTAATAATTATACACTTttaaataattataaaataaatattgaaataaaTATTAAGAGAAATCAATTctaataatttaattaaataatttttcaTCTAAAAAACTTATTacaatttaaataaaaatatattaattttattaaaatatttatatatattgaaaaaaataaattaaaatgagTTGGGTCGGCCCTGCACCCAAGTTCCAAGTTCCAACAGATATAGGATAGCACTAGGCAGAGGCCTAGAGGGTAGGCAAAGAAAAAAAATAcatattttattataattaataattagtttaatttgaaagataaaatcttattgttaattttatttaattttattaattcaaacaaaataaatattaaaatttaGAAATAATTTTAATTACAAATATCTTTAATTTTAGATAGTTAATCAAATGTATTAATTTATGAAAAGAAAATAATAGATTGAGgaattatttaattttattaattcaaacaaaataaatattaaaatttaGAAATAATTTCAATTACAAATATCTTTAATTTTAGATAGTTAATCAAATGTAATAATTTATGAAAAGAAAATAATAGATTGAGGAATTATTATGAACATACCTTATAAATTTCAAAATACACCTAAATAACATAATCAACAAATAACAAAACATAATCAATcaaaatttttttttaaaatcagGAGGAAACTTATCTTTTAAATCAGGAAGAAACTTCAGAGCATGATAATAGACCCTACATCTCAACTTGTTGATTTCTGAAGGAACATTGTCATATCTGAATTTCATCTAATGTTTTCCTACAACATTAACTTGAATTATATTTGATATATATCTAATATCTCAACATTCTCTAATTGCATACTGGAACGCCCTgaatttaattaattagttaattaaattatttaaGAATTTAATCAAAGTTCGTGGATCAATCGGATTTGTTGGTATTATTTTGGGAAGTGTATTTGGATTATTAAGTAAAAGTCGGATTTTATTCGGTTAATCGGAGAATTAAATAAAATAGATTTCGTTGAAGAAATAATATTATAGCTGAAATTATTCACAATGAACAAGAAAACAAAATCACTCCTTCTTTTGTTGCTTTTGTTAGAAGATACAATAAAAGAATCAAAGTTATTTTGGACTAAACACTCTTACCATAATTAATACTCCCTCCGTCTCATAATAAATgtctcatttgcattttttttttGTCTCAAATTAATTGTCCACTTACAATTCCGATGCATCAATCATTATTATTTTTCCACTACTATACCCCTATTTATTAACTTGCATGATAAAATCAAATATCGTACTGTAGTCGCCCAATTATTTTGCTACAACTATGTGGAGCATCATCTTCCACATCTTGTAGCAAAATAATTTCGGCAAACATGTTGTTCCGGCAGAAAGCATTGAAAATAATAATTTGGGTAGATGGAAGATTAGTACTATTATTTATTACTATCTATCCTGGGCTGACTATTTCGGCAATCACACCTCAGTAGAGAGCTAAATCACACTGCAGCAGCCAGTAGAGAGCTAAAGGTAATGGCTTTAACCCACAAACACTTTGCCTGAATGTTCTATTGTTTAATGTAGTTGGATGTTGTcatatgaatttttttatgtgtTAGCAATGAAACACCTCATTTCTTGAGAGAGATGCTTGGAAATTTGTCCCATTTAAATTTCAAGTTTTTGATTGAGGTTTTTGTCTGTTTCTACTTGAAAGTAGGAATTTGTATGACTTATATGTGACTATATATGAATGCAGGAAATGGCATCAAAAGGATCTTCTAAATTAACAACTATGTACACATTATGGTCAGACTTATATGTTAACATGTGTCTAATGTGCAAACCTACAAATtaaaaagtaattttgaaaaaataatttaaaataattaattgTAGATATGTGATTAATTCAATACACAATAATTACTCATAACATCCAATTATTTAGCTAATACTCATGTTCAGTATTACCAATTAAAAAATTGTAACACATATAATTAAAGGAcaaaataatatttttcataatatAAATAGAAAGAATTAATAAATTTAAGGGTGTCACAAATCTCCCTTCTGGCAACAACAACTTTTCTTCTCCCGCCAACAAACCCGACTAGATATCTCACCCGTACTTCAAGATTTGCTCGACCGAAAAGACGGTCGAACCGCCTCACCTGATTCCGAAGACGCTGGTCATCAAGATCCTCTTTTGGAGAACCAACTTAACCAGAACCCCACGGACGAGCCCGTCGTCCCTCAACTTTCAGCATCCTTGTCGACCAATGCAGATCCCGCATTGGTCGTCGTCCTCTCCGCTCTCAACCATACGAATACTCTCCTCTTACAACAAGCCCAGCGCATTGAAGCCTTGGAGAAGACCCGTTCCTCGTCTCTACCTCAGAGACAAAGAACGGTCGACAAAAAGAGGGGTCATACTCCCCCTCGCAAAAACCGCGGTTCCCCATCCCACAAGAAGACAAGAGGCGAACCCCACCATCGCTCCACATCACCACTGTCCGACCACAGCGACGATGACGAGCATCACGACCCCCTCAGCCGTGCGATTATGAAGGGTATAATCGCACAGACTAATAATTGAAGGGTATAATTAAAAAAATAGCAATAATTGCTATATTGAAAAGTAGGATTGTTAAAAAAAACCATTTGAAAGAAGAAAATGTCTAAAAtgaatttcatttttaattctaaTTTAAAATTAATTACTCTAATTGTCTTGTAACAAACGGTTATATTCACTTTCAATTTcaaattttaatatatatatatatatatatatatatatatatatatatatatatatatatatatatatatatatatatatatatatatatatatatatatatatatatatatatatatatatatggggggaaattattattatttataatattgattaaatattatattatattatattagTTGAATATTCTAAGAAAGTGCTATTAGATAATAAAAGTTAGATGTTATAAATtgttatattattattattattattaatctTAATATTGATTGAATATTATATTATATctatttaatttattatttataatattgATTGGATATTCTATTATATTATATTAGTTGAATATTATAAGAAAATGTTATTTGATAATAAAGGTTAGAGAGAATGTCACATAAGCATTAGGGTTATGATTATCACCAAAGTTTGTACAACTTTGAATTTTGGATTTAGAATAAATAGATAGATATTTTTTAACCATTTTTTAATCAATTATTAATTATAAATATAAtaagaaaaaaattcattatAACTATGTTATTTACATATTAGAAGCATTCTGGGTAAAAAATATAGGTTTGTTAATGTAACTTCCCTCCACTTATGAACGTTTTTTTAACACACAACATACCGCTTCCACTTCTCTTTCTCTCAACACACCGCTTCCGCTTCCACTTCTCTTTCTCTCAACACACAGTGCCATAcgcttcttctctttctctcaaCACACAGTGCCACACCGCTTCttctctttctttggctttgTTCGCAGATTTTGTCGAAGCTCATCGTCCACCACCGCCGCGGGTTCCATTTGCCACTGTTAACACCGATCACTAATCTCTGATTGACATTGCTTTGGCGTTGGGTAagttctttttttcttctttcatTTTTTGGGATTGTGAAATTAGGATATAAGCAATACCTCTGTATTATGATTTTGGGGAGTTAGTTAATTTCAATTTAGGGATTCTCTTGTGGATTTAGGAATCGAGTATGGTTATTTTAGGTTGAGTATTGTTCAATGGTTACTCTTGCAATATGGAATTCACCCATGTAGACACCACTGTTAGCATTGACCCTGACCTGTATCAGTAAGAGTTTCTGTGTTCAAAAAAATAGGGTCTTTCGTATCCAATCTCAAGGTGTACTTTCATTGGATTCGATTGAAAATAGTGTGGTGACTGATATTATGCAAACTTTGTCAACTTTTTCATCCATGTCACCGGCGTCTCTGGCATGCGCTCCGCCGCCACTCAAGAGGCTGAACTTTAACTTTCTCTTACCAACCGCTTCATATGTGTCCACTTTGTCTCTTCGGCATGCCAATATAGAGCTTATTATTGTTACTCATTCATCGACACCTCCGAACCTTGGTCTAATCTCAGTTGTGCTTCCACAGTTTGAGACTCAAGGAGTTGTTATTTTGGTTAATGTCGATACAGATGGAACTGTCTTAGTTAGCCATGATGGTATGGAAATGTGGCAAGGTTTACAGACGAAAGTTGCACAAATTGCGGCATCAACTTTCAATATCCTCCTTAATTTTGTCTTCATATCAGATACAAGTACAGATAAGGTTCCTAATTCTTCTCCATTAACACCTTCTGCAAGTTCTGACATGTATGGAGCAGTGGTTTTAGATGCATGTGAGCAAATATCCGTACACATGGAACCTATTTCTTCCCAACATAAATTCAAGACTTTTACTGAGCTAGTTAATGTGTGCTATGTAGAGCGAATAGATCTTGCTGTCTGTGGATTTTGTATTGCACAGTTTTAGAAATAATACACTATTTTCATATTTGTGCATTTTTATCCATTTCTTATATATTTTGTAAGTTGCGGTTTTTTCGGGTTCGCATCAGTTTGATTGGTgttaaattaatattatatgtGACTATATGAATGCAGGAAATGGCAACAAAAGCAAAAGGAAGTTCAAAACTGCCAACTTTGTGCGATTTGTGGTCAAAATTAGATGAAGACTTTAAAGCCTTAATTAACAACAGAATTGATAATAATGGTGATGGTAGTTCTTTGTTGAGACTTATCCCCAATAGACGTgtggaaatttcaacatatttgCTGCAAGAGTTCATGACACTTTATGAACATAGagaaaatgatttttattttcaGGTCTGTGGTCAACAACGCATGAACGTCACATTGGAGGACGTTTTATTTTTGACCCATTTGCCTATTATAGGCCGACCAATTGTCCCCATTGACAATAGAGATCGAGATGCTTTCAATCGACTTTTTTCAGAAAATTCATCTCTACTTTCCCTAGTCACGTTGAGAAATATTTGTTGTGATACAAATAGAAATGATGATGAGAGGATCAAGGCTGTCCTTCTCATGATTGTGACATGCCTGATTGCTCCAAATGGGAATGGACAAAATTGCAAGACTTCTTACGTCCAATTTATCGAAAAATTGGACGAAGTTAACTCCTATGCTTGGGGAGCTGCAATGTTAGCATACTTGTATCAAGGTATGAAGGGATGGAAGACCGATGATAAGGCAATTGACGGCTTCACCTGGCTTATAATGGTAAGAGCATTTTTTTCTTATCATTTTTTTTTCCTTATCTCTTTTTTTGATAATTTTttcaccaacttttttttttCATAGGGCTTCTTCTTTTCTCATTTTAGAGGTCTTTATTCGATCTTCAATAATGCTGTGGAGGAAAATCAGGCTCATGATAAGCCAAAACTGGCATATTTGATAGAGTCACTTGAGAAAACCGGCAAAATCCACCCAAAGAAGGCCAACATCCCATTACAATTGAAGgtcaacataacattttaagtagacaacttaatctttccaattcatttaatatcacctcaaaatcatgaaaaatgaaggagctatgtccttgggaagttgacccaaaattagggttttagtcaaaatgacctataatgttttgaaatggatgatgaccttccaagcttcaaataaattttttatgaacatgaaagttgttcataagattcttaagaacattgtttctcttggggttatctccatttgacaaacacattaaaagttaggtctcagtgtacttcaaaatagtcatatgaattgactgatcaacttctcaagtctacacctcatatcttgatgaattgatgattgaggatactcaaataagttcaaatatgcatgaaatgatgatttaaagaacttcccttgattgcatttgatcataggttgaggttgcttcatgagcaacgcatagttgatgaacagatAAATTACGgcttccttgggaaacaaacctcaaaccctttggtttgctttgatcaaaattatgaattgagatacttgggaggcatatttgatgtatgagagctttgggaaccattgacatgcttgctttcatcttccctTGACTATATCAGTGCACCTAGGATCTCCTAGAAGttttggatcttgtgactgctcaagctacaaacaaaagatgttagtgacatatttttgtgtttttggttagtgaataaaatgagagaagcaataatatacaattcaagtatgcttggtgatctcaaaccaattctcaaaagttcccaccccaaaggtaagaagccaagatgcttatgatccttgaggcaaaatgcaaatgcaatgatatgatgccatgagggatcttagggtcaaaattgggatcttacaattattattattattatattgtTTGTGTTCTTTGTTATATGATTGTGGTCCTTTTTGAATTTTTTGTTATTGTTGAAATTATGAGTGGAAGTGAAATAACTCCATATTCTTCTAGAAGGGCTTCTATCATGGAAGACTTTACAAAAATATTGAATACTTAACTGAATTGCTTGAAAATAAAATAGCTTATCAATTAAAGAGCCGTGATAGTGcattatgaaaaatattttcaaaaatttcaagGAGAAAAGGAGATGTGTAGCTAGGCAATTTGATGATTAAgatgaattaaaataaattttgagAAACACATATACATCATCTCATTATTAAAGGGAACTCCATAAAAAATCCACTATAACATAAGGTTTCAAGAGTGTGGAGAATTACTATAGAGACTTTGAGAATCCACTATAACATTAGAGAGGATAAAGATATTATAAGAGTTAGGTTTAAACTATGAGATTAAAGATGTTATTGAGTTTTATTCATAAATATTAAGAAGTTTGTTCATATGTCATCCACTTGTAAACAACAATTAAAGAGAAAAAGTACTTATAAAAGTATTCCTCAAACAAGAAATCATCACATTGAAAGGACAAACACAAGAGGCAGGAGATTCTACACTAACATTGGCTAAGAAAGATAAGTTTTTTAAACTTAAAGATCCACCCTCTAGTTCATCTTATCATTTTTCAATGAAATGTTTGAAATATTTAAGAAaggtcaaataaaatcaaattaCTAAAAAAAACATTGATTGAAAAAAAAAATAGTACTTATTATGCCACATAAACAGgaaatttaaataaaataaaatttatcaagggaaataattatttttattaaatgggaggttaaaaatattaaaatagaTTGTAAAGATAATAAATCTTCCTTTCTTTGCAATTATTGAAACTGAAATAATAAACCAAAGTAACAATTTTGTCAAGGTTAATATTGTAGATTCCGATTTTGAGTTGGTCCAGTAAAAATTGATTTTAGTAGGGAAGATCACAATTTGATTTCCTACACTTGTAATTAAAGAAGAGTTAGAATTTTTTGAAGTCAAAATTAATCTCTAAACTGAATTTATTGATCCAGTAAATCGGATATTAATGATGGAAAAAAATAATAACCATGCGACAGTTTTGTTATGCATTTAACAATTTAACAGTTTGTCTCTTAAGTCAATATAAGTTAATGTTAGAAATTATAATAACGTATAAGGTATAAAAAAGTTTGTAAAGAGTATAATGAATAGAAAAATAGGTTATAATTTTGTTCTATATAAACCATTGAAACTAGTTTATCCATAACATTTCTTTTTCCTGATTATATTATTTTGAAGCCTTTTGAAATGGCCAAGTATTCTTTCATATTAATTATCTTTTTTATCTTCATTTTCTCAGATATATTATTTTTTGTCTAACCTTTTGTATATATATTCGCCTCAGTTCCTCTATTTCAGAACTATTAACATTTGACTCTTTTCTTAGTCTTGTCCAGGTGACTGATGGTGTTTACAGATTTAAAAGGTACGAAGCACAAAGTACATATTTATATATTTAGGTTAGCTGTGTATGTCGGTGCTTCGCATTTGTATGGTTCTTGATTTTGTtactttctattttttttatgaCATCATTCATATATTTACATATTTATATGGTTCTTGATTTTGTTATTTTGTTGATGACATCATTCATATATTTACATATTTATATGGTTCTTGATTTTGTTATTTTGTTGCATTATCATTAGGGTCCGAATACATTGAGAAGGTGAGAGTAATGTGGAACAAGATAAAACAAATAATTTTAGGATTATGATATGTTTGTTATATTAGGTTTCGTTAGCATCAGGTTCTGAATCCTTTGGTTTATTTCTATTGTTGAAATAATATGCATAGGTGGAATCTTGTTGGAATTCATTTTGATTTCTTTTTATTTGCGAACGGTAACTTAAGCGAAACTGAATCATGGGAATTTTACAAATAATGTTCAATTTCGTTGGTAGAACTTGTTCAACGAATCTGAAGCACGAGTTTCTATTAGTCCTATTGAGACGAG containing:
- the LOC127082930 gene encoding protein MAIN-LIKE 2; the protein is MATKAKGSSKLPTLCDLWSKLDEDFKALINNRIDNNGDGSSLLRLIPNRRVEISTYLLQEFMTLYEHRENDFYFQVCGQQRMNVTLEDVLFLTHLPIIGRPIVPIDNRDRDAFNRLFSENSSLLSLVTLRNICCDTNRNDDERIKAVLLMIVTCLIAPNGNGQNCKTSYVQFIEKLDEVNSYAWGAAMLAYLYQGMKGWKTDDKAIDGFTWLIMGFFFSHFRGLYSIFNNAVEENQAHDKPKLAYLIESLEKTGKIHPKKANIPLQLKVEVAS
- the LOC127081671 gene encoding xanthine dehydrogenase 1-like, which encodes MQTLSTFSSMSPASLACAPPPLKRLNFNFLLPTASYVSTLSLRHANIELIIVTHSSTPPNLGLISVVLPQFETQGVVILVNVDTDGTVLVSHDGMEMWQGLQTKVAQIAASTFNILLNFVFISDTSTDKVPNSSPLTPSASSDMYGAVVLDACEQISVHMEPISSQHKFKTFTELVNVCYVERIDLAVCGFCIAQF